In a single window of the Necator americanus strain Aroian chromosome X, whole genome shotgun sequence genome:
- a CDS encoding hypothetical protein (NECATOR_CHRX.G22603.T1), producing the protein MYKVLERILLDRLIKHREEKTRDEQAGFRPGRSTIDQGTVHQCPADIVLVPSRCPLTDFEYADDVVIFAESSTKLQHVVILVSKFSAAYGLRLRPDKCKQMWISPIPRTGIRVDGQPIEPVDEFCYLGCMLKNNGSYEKIFSKDALRPFPHSTP; encoded by the exons ATGTACAaagttttggagcggattctACTGGACCGACTGATTAagcatcgcgaagaaaaaacgcgcgacgagcaagctggctttcgccctggccgatctacgattgaccaggg AACAGTccatcagtgtcctgccgacatcgtcTTAGTACCATCacggtgccccttgactgatttcgagtacgccgacgatgttgtcatattcgcagaaagcagtacgaaacttcaacatgttgtcatccttgtatcgaagttttctgcagcctatggactacgtctacgccctgataaatgcaagcagatgtggatctctccGATACCTCGAacaggaatcagggtggacggacaaccgatagaacccgtcgatgagttctgttacctgggctgtatgctgaagaataacggcagctacgagaagaTATTCAgtaaagatgcgctaaggccgtttccgcattcaactccttaa
- a CDS encoding hypothetical protein (NECATOR_CHRX.G22605.T1), protein MVLITVSFVRKYDKAARWKKNICYRQRRRKEIVYDDTALLAYLSTLHPEEGHIEDLKVDHHLQLRGIRTCAERASKPRVTNFDQISKTTTTTELLERRTLRFDTNASHIERRKGSQTSGRLREPLLSMRKVTEKTFETIV, encoded by the exons atggttctgatcactgtctccttcgtgcgaaaatatgATAAGGCAGCAcgatggaagaaaaacatttgctaccggcaacgaaggagaaaggAAATTGTCTACGACGATACTGCACTACTTGCGTACTTGAGTACTCTTCATCCTGAGGAAGGGCACATCGAGGATCTAAAAGTGGACCACCATCTGCAGCTTAGAGGAATCCGaacctgtgctgaacgtgcctcgaagccgcgtgTGACAAACTTTGATCagatttcgaagaccaccacgACCacggaattgttggaaagaaggactttgaggtTTGATACGAACGCATCGCACATTGaacg AAGGAAAGGATCACAGACTAGTGGAAGACTTCGCGAACCGTTGTTATCCATGAGAAAAGTGACTGAGAAGACCTTTGAAACTATTGTCTGA
- a CDS encoding hypothetical protein (NECATOR_CHRX.G22606.T1) — protein MVFIILIIVLLLLLLLLLLLLLLSLLLLLLLLLLLLLLLLLLLLLLLLLLLLLLLLLLLLLLLLLLLLLLLLLLLLLLLLLLLLLLLLLLLLLLLLLLLLLLLLLLLLLLLLLLLLLLLLLLLLLLLLDYQPDFRIFGVRFARPH, from the coding sequence ATGGTTTTTATCATTCTCATTATcgtactactactactactactactactactactactactactactatcattattattattattattattattattactattattattattattattactattattattattattattattattattactattattactactattattacttctattattactactattattactactattattactactattattactactattattactactattattactactattattactactattattactactattattactactattattactactattattactactattattactactattattactactattattactattattattattattattattattattattattattattattagattaccagccggacttcaggatttttggtgttcgcttcgctcgccctCACTga
- a CDS encoding hypothetical protein (NECATOR_CHRX.G22604.T1) translates to MTHGRYQHLAPPSKVATENRLHFFGHIIRRRGDRLVQRVLRKYGIAANGLILCKLSQEIEKVGQSCVQGRHTSAKMRVIASDDDDSSPMKPNQADTCTTRYGDYLRLCSWNARTVSTDAELNTLLGAAERIKFYV, encoded by the exons ATGACacatggaagatatcaacatcttgcaccgccatcgaaagtggctacagaaaatcgtcttcacttctttggtcatataatAAGGAGACGAGGAGATCGCCTTGTACAGCGAGTTTTGAGGA aatatggaatagcggcaaatggattgattctgtgcaagctctcgcaggagatcgagaaggttgggcagagctgtgttcaagggcGACACAcatcggcgaagatgcgagtAATCGCGTCAGACGATGACGACAGCTCGCCGATGAAGCCAA ACCAAGCCGACACGTGCACGACTCGATATGGAGACTATCTCAGACTTTGTTCGTGGAatgcgagaacagtgtccacagacgctgagcTAAAtacccttctcggagctgcagagcgtatcaaattctACGTGTAA
- a CDS encoding hypothetical protein (NECATOR_CHRX.G22602.T1), with protein MRSGSFCTAFDNTWYLVTFLEKRLRRKLRRQLQQDRDNEYTSRAKEFEKARKDKNPRKAYALLKKYGGKMKRYSPVLNTASGKAVGEATLPIWRVKSSSYFKTLLNRQAPSAPELEHVHRPTYVVNEEPPTESAFLACIQNMKNEKFGGDDGISAEMLKHLPPSGIREMTKIICSIWIDERIPDLWK; from the coding sequence ATGCGCAGTGGGTCTTTCTGCACTGCGTTTGATAACACGTGGTATCTAGTCACGTTCCtcgaaaagcgtcttagaaggaagttacgtcgtcaactgcaacaagaccgcgataacgagtacACGtcgagagcgaaggagtttgaaaaggcgagGAAAGACAAGAACCcacggaaagcctatgctttattAAAGAAGTATggcggcaagatgaaaagatattctccagtcctcaacactgccagtggaaaggctgtcggtgaagcaacccttccaatttggagagTCAAGAGTTCGAGttacttcaagaccttgctgaaccggcaagcgccgtcagctcctgaactcgagcacgttcacaGGCCGACATATgtggttaacgaggaaccaccgaccgagtcggctTTTCTGGCCTGCAtccaaaacatgaaaaatgaaaaatttggtggagacgacgggattagcgcagaaatgctgaaacatcttcctccgtctgggattcgtgagatgacaaagatcatctgttcaatatggatagacgaaaggatacctgacttgTGGAAATGA